In one Aphelocoma coerulescens isolate FSJ_1873_10779 chromosome 20, UR_Acoe_1.0, whole genome shotgun sequence genomic region, the following are encoded:
- the HRH3 gene encoding histamine H3 receptor: protein MESGGALNGSAAAGRFAAAGTAALGALMALLIAVTVAGNALVMLAFVADSSLRTQSNFFLLNLAISDFLVGAFCIPLYVPYVLTGRWIFGRSLCKLWLVVDYLLCTSSVFNIVLISYDRFLSVTRAVTYRAQQGNIRQAVLKMMLVWVLAFLLYGPAIISWEYISGRSIIPTGECYAEFFYNWYFLMTASTLEFFTPFISVMFFNLSIYLNIQKRTKMRLDVFHEVHNQSFTEEMERGPEAKLSLKCCKWEQKESAETLNLSKSKAQGAASTSSLDAKDLLATSSESSRKPKCCNKRSCKNSASTLCSEKRMKTMSQSTTQRFRLSRDKKVAKSLAIIVGIFGICWAPYTLLMIIRAGCHGQCISEFWYEASFWLLWINSAVNPVLYPLCHSSFRRAFIKLLCPKKLKIQPHNALQNY from the exons ATGGAGAGCGGCGGGGCGCTGAACGGCTCGGCCGCCGCCGGGCGCTTCGCGGCCGCGGGCACGGCAGCGCTGGGCGCGCTGATGGCCCTGCTCATCGCCGTCACCGTGGCGGGCAACGCGCTGGTGATGCTGGCCTTCGTGGCGGACTCCAGCCTGCGCACCCAGAGCAACTTCTTCCTCCTCAACCTGGCCATCTCGGATTTCCTCGTAG GTGCCTTCTGCATCCCCCTGTACGTGCCCTATGTGCTGACGGGGAGATGGATCTTTGGGAGAAGCCTCTGCAAACTCTGGCTGGTGGTTGATTACCTGCTCTGCACCTCTTCGGTCTTCAACATCGTACTAATTAGCTACGACAGATTCCTCTCGGTGACAAGAGCG GTCACCTACAGAGCCCAGCAAGGCAACATCAGGCAAGCAGTGCTGAAGATGATGCTGGTGTGGGTGTTGGCATTCCTGCTGTACGGACCTGCCATTATCAGCTGGGAGTACATATCAGGCCGGAGCATCATCCCCACTGGGGAATGCTATGCTGAGTTCTTCTACAACTGGTATTTCCTCATGACAGCCTCCACGCTGGAGTTTTTCACTCCTTTCATCAGCGTGATGTTTTTCAACCTAAGCATTTACCTGAACATACAGAAGCGCACCAAAATGCGCCTGGATGTTTTCCATGAAGTGCACAATCAGTCCTTCACTGAGGAGATGGAAAGGGGCCCAGAAGCAAAGCTTTCTTTGAAATGCTGTAAGTGGGAGCAGAAGGAGTCAGCTGAAACCCTCAACCTCTCTAAGAGCAAAGCTCAAGGAGCAGCCTCCACTTCCAGCCTGGATGCCAAAGATCTGCTGGCAACAAGCTCGGAGAGCTCCAGGAAACCCAAGTGTTGCAACAAAAGGAGCTGTAAGAATTCAGCCTCCACTCTGTGCTCAGAGAAACGGATGAAGACCATGTCCCAGAGCACGACTCAACGCTTCAGGCTCTCTAGAGACAAGAAAGTGGCCAAATCACTGGCAATCATCGTGGGCATTTTTGGGATTTGCTGGGCACCGTACACTCTCCTGATGATCATCCGCGCTGGCTGCCACGGCCAGTGCATCTCTGAGTTCTGGTATGAGGCTTCCTTTTGGCTGCTGTGGATCAACTCGGCTGTCAACCCTGTCCTATACCCTCTCTGCCACTCCAGCTTCAGAAGGGCTTTTATAAAACTCCTTTGTCCCAAGAAGCTGAAGATTCAGCCTCACAATGCCCTTCAGAACTACTGA